In Sebaldella termitidis ATCC 33386, one DNA window encodes the following:
- a CDS encoding non-canonical purine NTP pyrophosphatase: protein MKIIYGTKNKAKLEDMRKILGGLDLEITGLSDTGIILPDVDESGNDPLKNAEIKALAYYKILKMPVFSCDSGLFIEGLDENIQPGVHVRRVNGIYMSDNEMIEYYSKLAGTFSGKCKARYRNAICLIADEKNIFSYSGDDISGERFILSPFRHRIQTEGYPLDSISIHMKSGKYYVEMEEEKDSFGHEEGFRNFFEMVLKKIKQ, encoded by the coding sequence ATGAAAATCATATATGGTACAAAAAATAAAGCAAAGCTTGAGGATATGAGAAAGATATTAGGCGGACTGGATCTGGAAATAACCGGTTTATCAGATACCGGTATTATTCTTCCTGATGTGGATGAATCAGGGAATGATCCTTTGAAAAATGCAGAAATAAAGGCTCTGGCTTACTACAAAATTTTGAAAATGCCCGTTTTTTCATGTGATTCAGGTCTCTTTATTGAGGGACTGGATGAAAATATTCAGCCCGGGGTGCATGTGCGGAGAGTTAACGGAATATATATGAGTGATAATGAGATGATAGAATATTATTCAAAGCTGGCAGGTACTTTCAGCGGAAAATGTAAAGCAAGATACCGTAATGCGATATGTCTCATTGCAGATGAAAAAAATATTTTCAGCTACAGCGGAGATGATATTTCGGGAGAAAGATTTATCCTGTCCCCGTTTCGGCATAGGATACAAACTGAGGGTTATCCTCTGGACAGTATTTCCATACATATGAAATCCGGAAAATACTATGTGGAAATGGAAGAAGAGAAGGATTCGTTCGGGCATGAGGAAGGATTTAGAAATTTTTTTGAAATGGTTTTAAAAAAAATAAAGCAGTAA
- a CDS encoding PTS sugar transporter subunit IIA yields the protein MREIDKDLIFINMNFENKSELFGFIADELKKRNYVTDTYEEAVNKREEKFPTGFQLKNINIAMPHADPVNSRADKLVVLTLEKPVEFQNAEDKGMIGVNIVFGLVFHNRDKHIDYLMRLSNLIQDSGKLEKIKKSVTKDEIYDLLDETFK from the coding sequence ATGAGAGAAATTGACAAAGACCTTATTTTTATAAATATGAATTTTGAAAATAAAAGTGAACTGTTTGGATTTATTGCAGATGAACTAAAAAAAAGAAATTATGTGACTGATACATATGAAGAGGCTGTTAACAAAAGGGAAGAGAAGTTTCCTACGGGATTTCAGCTGAAAAATATAAATATAGCAATGCCGCATGCCGATCCTGTGAACAGCAGGGCAGACAAGCTGGTAGTGCTTACACTGGAAAAGCCTGTAGAATTTCAAAATGCCGAGGATAAAGGAATGATCGGCGTAAATATAGTTTTTGGACTGGTTTTTCATAACAGAGATAAGCATATTGATTATTTAATGAGACTTTCGAATCTTATACAGGATTCCGGAAAGCTTGAAAAAATAAAAAAATCCGTAACAAAAGATGAGATTTATGATCTCTTGGATGAAACATTCAAATAA
- a CDS encoding BglG family transcription antiterminator translates to MSINNLDCSILNEIIKNESVFPGELVKKYNTTDRNIRYKLDNINFYLNKEKLPVIKTTAKGELFFGSEDRILLENSTFIIKDEDYIFSKDERQRLVLIFILLKTGTFTIQSVLDEIGVSLSTLKNDIRELKLILGKNGLKLVQIAKKGLKVQGSEDSIRRMILNILLESGLESFGTDQRDKIDVFKRNLKQIFLNSYSGTKAEKEESNLQTERAIREYLEEINEDMNEKFSDVLHNYIMNYLRLMILRIRNKKYLKEDLDDVLFLENIKEHKIIKSHINILENKADIKLTPQEIIKIVEIYIENKNYDVNNSWKQVKQILENLISKVSSDINLDMTNDLILLNDLIYHMKLAAYRIKNNIKLKNSIYKEVEDEVPFLFGIVEKRIAGYEQYLDEKLNKDEIAFITIHFKMSIDRNYNLGKKRILIVCGLGYGTSKLLKKIISEEFNVEITDLIPVYQLEKYNLDKTDIILSTVKIKELPDKPYLTINTIPNLQDKKNIEQLGIKRKNASREYYMHEVLKVIKENCDVRNSKELTEGLEKIFSTEDEKIMESHRKNLLELLPKENIKVVNSVKNWQEAMEISGRILVDNGYTEWEYVESVIDMVYKHGTYMVLKKNFILGHGNYLEKVRKAGLSFLYIKEGVEFPENHFINCVITLCSRDKKEHTFGLLELHRVIENCDLYKKISEKNSGDEVYREIKSGWEKIKI, encoded by the coding sequence ATGAGTATAAATAATCTGGATTGTTCTATTCTAAATGAAATAATAAAAAATGAATCTGTATTTCCCGGAGAGCTGGTGAAAAAATATAATACCACCGACAGAAATATCAGATATAAACTGGATAATATAAATTTCTATCTGAATAAAGAAAAACTTCCTGTTATAAAAACAACAGCAAAAGGAGAACTTTTTTTTGGCAGCGAGGACAGAATTTTACTTGAGAACAGTACTTTTATAATAAAAGATGAGGATTATATATTCAGTAAAGATGAGAGGCAGAGACTGGTACTTATTTTTATACTTTTGAAAACAGGGACATTTACCATACAGTCTGTGCTGGATGAAATAGGAGTAAGCCTGTCTACACTAAAAAATGACATAAGGGAACTAAAGCTGATACTCGGAAAAAATGGCCTGAAGCTGGTACAGATAGCCAAAAAGGGACTGAAGGTACAAGGCAGTGAAGACAGTATAAGAAGAATGATTCTGAATATCCTTCTGGAAAGCGGTTTAGAATCTTTTGGTACAGATCAGAGAGATAAAATAGATGTTTTTAAAAGAAATCTGAAGCAGATATTTCTGAATTCATACAGCGGGACAAAAGCAGAAAAAGAGGAAAGCAATTTGCAGACAGAAAGAGCAATTAGAGAATATCTGGAAGAAATAAACGAAGATATGAATGAAAAATTTTCTGATGTTCTGCATAACTATATTATGAATTATCTGCGGTTAATGATTCTTCGTATAAGAAATAAGAAATACCTTAAAGAAGATCTTGATGATGTTTTATTTCTGGAAAATATAAAGGAGCATAAAATCATAAAATCACATATAAATATTCTGGAAAATAAAGCGGATATAAAGCTGACACCTCAGGAAATAATAAAAATAGTAGAGATATACATTGAAAATAAGAATTATGATGTAAATAATTCATGGAAACAGGTAAAACAAATTCTGGAAAATCTCATATCAAAAGTGTCGTCAGATATAAATCTAGATATGACAAATGATCTAATCCTGTTAAATGATCTTATCTATCATATGAAGCTGGCAGCCTACAGAATAAAAAACAATATAAAGCTGAAAAACAGTATTTATAAGGAGGTAGAAGATGAAGTACCATTTTTGTTCGGTATTGTGGAAAAAAGAATAGCAGGATATGAACAGTATCTGGATGAAAAACTTAATAAAGATGAAATAGCCTTTATTACAATACATTTCAAAATGTCAATTGACAGAAATTATAATCTTGGAAAGAAAAGAATCCTTATTGTATGCGGACTCGGCTATGGAACTTCAAAGCTTTTGAAAAAGATAATCAGTGAGGAATTTAATGTGGAGATAACGGATCTTATTCCTGTATATCAGCTGGAAAAATATAATCTGGATAAAACGGATATAATTCTTTCCACTGTAAAAATAAAGGAGCTGCCTGATAAGCCGTATCTTACAATAAATACCATACCTAATCTTCAGGATAAAAAGAATATAGAACAGCTGGGGATAAAAAGGAAAAATGCAAGCAGGGAATATTACATGCATGAGGTTCTTAAAGTGATAAAGGAGAACTGTGACGTAAGAAATAGCAAAGAGCTCACAGAAGGGCTTGAGAAGATATTCAGTACAGAGGATGAAAAAATAATGGAATCTCACAGAAAGAATCTTCTGGAACTCCTTCCGAAGGAAAATATAAAAGTGGTAAACAGTGTAAAAAACTGGCAGGAAGCAATGGAAATATCCGGCCGTATTCTGGTGGATAACGGCTACACAGAATGGGAATATGTAGAAAGTGTAATAGACATGGTCTATAAACACGGGACATATATGGTTTTGAAAAAGAACTTTATATTGGGACACGGGAATTATCTTGAAAAAGTTAGAAAAGCAGGATTGTCATTTCTTTATATAAAAGAAGGGGTGGAATTTCCTGAAAATCACTTTATTAACTGTGTAATCACATTATGCAGCCGTGATAAAAAGGAACATACATTCGGGCTTTTGGAATTACACAGGGTCATAGAAAACTGTGATCTGTATAAAAAAATCTCAGAAAAAAATTCGGGTGATGAGGTATACAGGGAGATAAAGTCCGGCTGGGAGAAAATAAAGATATAG
- a CDS encoding DUF4352 domain-containing protein: MKRKRILISGVIFLVILAAGGIGCRLFVKNYKAVKTYEVGEKKVRLVRFNKPFLADHFEITIIKTSLSDSLKNDSKILLNKEEGAEYFVIDVMVKNKNSENKNLPNSGKILLGEAEYMLEIDSVKTDEPGYGAFSGQIKPEEAKESKIVFKIPVEYGDEAIIWDVFGSGVKIRLQ, translated from the coding sequence ATGAAAAGAAAAAGAATCTTAATTTCAGGGGTTATTTTTCTTGTGATTTTAGCTGCAGGCGGTATAGGCTGCAGACTTTTTGTGAAGAATTACAAAGCAGTGAAAACTTATGAGGTAGGTGAAAAAAAAGTAAGGCTGGTGAGGTTTAACAAGCCGTTCTTAGCGGATCATTTTGAAATTACTATTATAAAAACAAGTCTCTCCGATTCTTTAAAAAATGACTCAAAAATATTGTTAAATAAAGAAGAAGGAGCAGAATATTTTGTTATAGATGTAATGGTCAAAAACAAAAACAGCGAAAATAAAAATCTGCCGAATTCGGGGAAAATACTTCTGGGGGAAGCGGAGTATATGCTGGAAATAGACAGCGTAAAAACAGATGAGCCGGGTTATGGGGCATTTTCCGGACAGATAAAGCCTGAAGAAGCTAAAGAAAGTAAAATTGTATTTAAAATACCGGTTGAGTACGGAGATGAAGCAATTATCTGGGATGTATTCGGCAGCGGTGTGAAAATAAGACTTCAATAA
- a CDS encoding PTS sugar transporter subunit IIB translates to MKKILVACGTGMATSTMISEKIKGILEEKGIDCVINQCILSEIASNASNVDLIVTSMRVDEEYNAPVLLGTAFLTGINEEEATEKLLEILS, encoded by the coding sequence ATGAAAAAAATACTTGTAGCCTGCGGAACAGGAATGGCGACTTCTACAATGATTTCTGAAAAAATAAAAGGAATTCTTGAAGAAAAGGGAATCGACTGTGTAATAAACCAGTGTATTTTGTCAGAAATAGCATCTAATGCATCAAATGTTGATTTGATAGTTACGTCAATGAGGGTGGATGAGGAATATAATGCGCCTGTACTGCTTGGAACGGCTTTTTTGACAGGCATAAATGAAGAAGAAGCCACTGAAAAATTATTGGAAATTTTATCTTAG
- a CDS encoding 4Fe-4S binding protein — protein sequence MVKYSAIESNIENGGSVLMEYNHMKEIYFSPTGTTKTIVNEITKYFSRKKEEYDLLNNPPEEEISFGNEDFVVVGMPVYAGRIPAVCAESLSKIKGNNTPVIAAVIYGNRDYDDALLELKTILGENGFIVISAGAFIAQHSIFPGVGYLRPDIKDKQAVRRFAKDSCEKFESIPDIKEINFEVKGNFPYREPAAIPLNPSVQKTCRKCGLCAGICPVNAISTEQPEKINRKVCIRCTACFTACPTNSRGFSGVRYALASKIFEKKFSARREPEVFL from the coding sequence ATGGTGAAATATTCGGCAATAGAATCGAATATAGAAAATGGAGGGAGCGTATTAATGGAATATAACCATATGAAGGAAATTTATTTCAGTCCTACAGGAACAACGAAAACTATTGTAAATGAAATTACCAAATATTTTTCGCGGAAAAAAGAAGAATATGATTTGCTAAATAATCCTCCTGAAGAAGAAATATCATTTGGAAATGAAGATTTTGTAGTGGTGGGAATGCCTGTATATGCAGGTCGGATACCAGCCGTATGTGCTGAAAGTCTTTCAAAGATAAAAGGAAATAATACACCTGTAATAGCTGCTGTGATATATGGCAACAGAGATTATGACGATGCACTGCTTGAACTAAAAACTATTTTGGGAGAAAACGGATTTATAGTGATCAGTGCAGGAGCTTTTATTGCCCAGCATTCGATTTTTCCGGGAGTAGGATATCTGAGACCTGATATAAAAGATAAACAGGCTGTAAGAAGGTTTGCAAAAGACAGCTGTGAAAAATTCGAATCCATTCCGGATATTAAGGAAATAAACTTTGAAGTAAAGGGAAATTTCCCGTATAGAGAGCCTGCCGCAATCCCATTAAATCCATCTGTACAAAAAACATGCAGGAAATGCGGACTCTGTGCCGGAATCTGTCCTGTAAATGCAATTTCTACAGAACAGCCCGAAAAGATAAACAGAAAAGTATGTATTAGGTGTACGGCATGTTTTACAGCATGTCCGACGAACAGCAGAGGCTTTTCCGGAGTACGCTATGCTTTAGCAAGTAAGATTTTTGAAAAAAAATTCTCGGCCAGAAGAGAACCGGAGGTTTTTTTATAA
- a CDS encoding PTS fructose transporter subunit IIABC has product MKITELLIKERMNLDLQSVTKEDVINELAEMFLSTGIIDDLEGFMGEIKNREALSSTALEEGIAIPHAKTKYVKKPALAFGRSKKGIDYESLDGEPSTIFFMIAAPEDANNAHIETLARLTQMLLDTDFRTNILEMGTKEEILDLINKKESAKLEENAEADNSSDNFIIAATACPTGIAHTYMAEEALKKAAAELGVPIKVETNGTDGVKHKLTAEDIEKAKGVILAIDRGIETDRFSGKKVIQTGTKEAIRDAKGLIQRAVAGDMPVFAGSGETSSGGKGASKEKTGIYKHLMTGVSFMLPFVVSGGILIALAFLFDKLAGVQGAADAAGSSALGSTTYIAKLFMDIGGAAFGLFIPILGAYIAYSIGERPALTAGFVGGALAVSGGSGFLGAMLAGFLAGYVTKLVIASLKGLPKSLNGIKAILLYPLLTVLLTGVLMIIILNPPVRFINESLVHWLQTMGGTSRILLGIILGGMMAVDMGGPVNKAAYVFATGTLATAAAGEYGTPIMAAVMAGGMVPPLGIALATTIFKNKFNTEEREAGKTNYIMGLSFITEGAIPFAAGDPLRVLPASIAGSAVAGAISMFFNISIPAPHGGLVVAFLSNNAWVYLLAILIGAVITAVILGLLKKKVN; this is encoded by the coding sequence ATGAAAATTACTGAACTGCTGATTAAAGAAAGAATGAATCTGGATTTACAGTCGGTAACCAAAGAAGATGTAATCAATGAACTTGCCGAAATGTTTCTTAGTACGGGAATTATAGACGACCTTGAAGGATTTATGGGTGAGATAAAAAACAGGGAAGCATTAAGCTCTACAGCTTTGGAAGAAGGAATAGCAATTCCTCATGCCAAAACAAAATATGTAAAAAAACCTGCACTTGCATTCGGGAGAAGCAAAAAAGGGATAGATTATGAATCATTGGACGGGGAGCCGTCAACTATATTTTTTATGATAGCAGCACCTGAGGACGCCAATAATGCACATATAGAAACTTTGGCAAGACTGACTCAGATGCTTTTGGATACAGATTTCAGAACAAATATACTTGAGATGGGGACTAAGGAAGAGATACTTGATCTAATAAACAAAAAAGAAAGTGCAAAGCTGGAAGAAAATGCAGAAGCGGATAACAGCAGTGATAATTTCATAATAGCGGCAACAGCGTGTCCTACAGGGATAGCACACACGTATATGGCAGAAGAAGCATTAAAAAAAGCAGCAGCCGAGCTGGGTGTGCCGATAAAAGTGGAAACTAACGGAACTGACGGAGTAAAGCATAAGCTTACCGCAGAAGATATAGAAAAAGCAAAAGGTGTAATACTTGCAATAGACAGAGGAATAGAAACAGACAGATTCAGCGGTAAAAAAGTAATACAGACAGGAACAAAAGAAGCTATACGTGATGCAAAAGGTCTTATCCAAAGAGCTGTTGCCGGAGATATGCCTGTATTCGCAGGTTCAGGTGAAACTAGCTCAGGCGGAAAAGGAGCATCTAAGGAGAAAACTGGGATTTATAAGCATTTGATGACAGGAGTATCATTTATGCTGCCTTTCGTAGTGAGCGGAGGTATATTAATAGCACTGGCATTTTTATTTGATAAGCTGGCAGGAGTACAGGGAGCAGCAGATGCTGCTGGAAGCTCGGCTCTTGGAAGTACTACATATATTGCGAAATTATTTATGGATATCGGGGGAGCGGCATTTGGTCTGTTTATTCCTATTTTGGGAGCATATATTGCATACAGTATAGGAGAAAGACCAGCTCTTACAGCAGGCTTTGTCGGCGGAGCATTAGCAGTTTCAGGAGGTTCAGGGTTTCTTGGTGCCATGCTTGCCGGATTCCTTGCCGGTTATGTTACGAAGCTGGTCATTGCATCATTAAAAGGACTGCCTAAGAGTTTGAACGGAATAAAAGCTATTCTGCTTTATCCTTTATTGACAGTGCTGCTTACAGGTGTGCTGATGATAATCATACTGAATCCGCCTGTAAGATTTATAAATGAAAGTCTTGTACACTGGCTTCAGACAATGGGCGGAACAAGCAGAATACTGCTGGGAATTATACTGGGCGGAATGATGGCTGTGGATATGGGAGGTCCTGTAAATAAAGCGGCTTATGTATTTGCCACAGGTACGCTGGCTACAGCTGCGGCAGGAGAATACGGAACACCGATAATGGCAGCAGTAATGGCCGGAGGAATGGTGCCGCCTTTAGGAATAGCTCTTGCTACTACTATATTTAAGAATAAATTCAATACGGAAGAACGTGAAGCAGGAAAAACAAACTATATAATGGGATTGTCCTTTATTACTGAGGGAGCAATACCATTCGCGGCAGGAGATCCTTTGAGAGTGCTTCCGGCATCAATAGCAGGGTCGGCAGTGGCAGGTGCAATATCAATGTTCTTTAATATTTCCATACCTGCACCGCATGGAGGACTGGTAGTAGCATTTTTATCAAATAATGCGTGGGTATATCTTCTTGCTATATTAATAGGTGCTGTTATTACTGCAGTTATTCTGGGGCTTCTTAAAAAGAAAGTAAATTAA
- a CDS encoding DeoR/GlpR family DNA-binding transcription regulator: protein MFEIERHEIILKKLEEKGRLSYEEIEEFLNVSIATIRRDINKLEGRDLLSKVSGGIVAKRKINFEPEINIKFEENVEAKKKIAKRAARLVKKGDFIFLDAGSTTYYMIEYLKNKNITVVTNGLMHLDKLIQCKIRTIIIGGEVKPTTKAVVGIEALKNIEKYRFDISFLGVNGVDIDKGLMTPDIKEAILKEKILEISDTTYILADKEKFGMSSSVKFGNVENCILITDDFTDSRYNKYMLKEEI from the coding sequence ATGTTTGAAATAGAAAGACATGAGATAATTCTAAAAAAATTAGAGGAAAAGGGTAGATTATCATATGAGGAAATAGAAGAATTTTTGAATGTTTCCATAGCGACAATAAGAAGAGATATAAATAAGCTTGAAGGCAGAGACCTTCTGAGTAAAGTCAGCGGAGGGATAGTCGCCAAAAGAAAGATTAATTTTGAACCGGAAATAAATATAAAATTTGAGGAGAATGTCGAGGCAAAGAAAAAAATTGCCAAAAGGGCAGCAAGGCTTGTAAAAAAGGGTGATTTTATATTTCTTGATGCCGGTTCGACTACATATTATATGATAGAGTATCTGAAAAATAAGAACATAACAGTTGTTACTAACGGATTAATGCATCTTGATAAATTGATACAGTGTAAAATCAGGACAATTATAATCGGCGGCGAGGTAAAGCCAACCACTAAAGCTGTAGTCGGAATAGAAGCTTTGAAAAATATAGAAAAATACAGATTTGACATAAGCTTTCTGGGGGTAAACGGAGTGGATATCGATAAGGGTCTTATGACGCCGGACATAAAAGAAGCTATTCTAAAAGAAAAAATACTGGAAATATCAGATACAACATATATCTTAGCGGATAAAGAAAAATTCGGCATGTCATCCAGTGTAAAATTCGGTAATGTAGAAAACTGTATACTCATAACAGATGATTTTACAGACAGCAGATATAACAAATACATGTTAAAGGAGGAAATATAA
- the pfkB gene encoding 1-phosphofructokinase, translating into MIYTLTLNPALDYDIYMDSFQEGDLNLSKEVNIRAGGKGINVSKLLANLGIKSKALGYTAGFTGDFIKKNLYDEGIESDFVELDGITRINVKINNNSKETEIAGLSPKITKEAEEKLIEKISKLQKDDILILSGSIPGSIERNIYKKLAEMLPEGTKIVLDTRGNLLKENLNGNFLIKPNIAELEEMFETRLSTTADIIKKCAYFLERNVKNVIVSMGGKGALLVNKEGAYLAEAPKGELINSVGAGDSMVAGFIAGIETGRSPEDSFRLAVASGSATAYSYGLGEKDLIYRLYNEVTLKKEGV; encoded by the coding sequence ATGATATATACACTAACTCTTAATCCTGCACTGGATTATGATATATATATGGACAGTTTTCAGGAGGGAGACCTGAATTTATCAAAAGAGGTTAATATCAGAGCAGGAGGAAAGGGAATTAATGTATCGAAGCTTCTTGCCAATCTGGGAATAAAATCGAAGGCTCTGGGTTATACAGCAGGCTTTACAGGAGACTTTATAAAAAAAAATCTTTATGACGAGGGAATAGAATCGGACTTTGTGGAACTGGACGGTATAACAAGAATAAATGTAAAAATAAACAATAATTCCAAAGAGACTGAAATAGCCGGTTTGTCACCGAAAATAACAAAGGAAGCAGAAGAAAAACTTATTGAAAAAATATCAAAATTGCAGAAGGATGATATTCTTATACTTTCAGGGAGTATTCCGGGAAGTATTGAAAGAAATATATATAAGAAGCTTGCAGAAATGCTTCCGGAAGGTACAAAGATAGTTCTGGATACAAGAGGAAACCTTTTAAAAGAAAATCTAAACGGGAATTTTTTGATAAAACCTAATATAGCCGAATTGGAAGAGATGTTCGAGACAAGGCTCAGTACTACAGCCGACATAATAAAAAAGTGTGCTTATTTTCTGGAAAGAAATGTAAAAAATGTTATAGTTTCAATGGGCGGTAAGGGAGCTCTGCTGGTAAATAAAGAAGGGGCATACCTTGCCGAAGCACCTAAAGGAGAGCTTATAAATTCCGTGGGAGCCGGAGATTCCATGGTAGCAGGATTTATAGCCGGAATAGAAACAGGCAGATCACCTGAAGATTCTTTCAGGCTTGCCGTAGCTTCGGGATCTGCTACTGCTTATTCGTATGGTTTGGGAGAAAAGGATTTAATATATAGACTTTATAATGAAGTTACTCTAAAAAAGGAAGGAGTATAG
- a CDS encoding M42 family metallopeptidase, whose amino-acid sequence MDKMKKYVRELTELQGNSGYEDEVIKYLYEKLKNKADHIKADSIGNLTVKFDSSRENSKKVMLFGHMDEVGLVVRKIENSGFLRVEKLGSVNLNTLPGSVVEIAGSKGTVTGVVGVKSHHYLKPDEKGIIGSYEKLYVDIGAVSKENVYKLGIEPGNPVTVKSNFNELANNLVSNKAMDDRAPLAALLCLAEEIQKEKLDYELYIVFSVQEEFNIRGIMPAVKEINPDIAIGVDVTPSCDTPDLAGYSDVVIGKGPGITYMNHHGRGTLAGYLPNRKFSAYLEKICRENNIPFQREVALGVLTETAYILFENAKTVTGSISIPTRYTHAPVEVISMEDLENMYKFLYTFLKNYSPEMEFGKDQLCK is encoded by the coding sequence ATGGACAAAATGAAAAAATATGTAAGAGAGCTTACAGAATTACAGGGAAATTCAGGATATGAAGATGAAGTAATAAAGTATCTGTATGAAAAGCTGAAAAATAAGGCAGATCATATAAAAGCGGACTCTATAGGAAACCTTACGGTGAAATTTGATTCTTCGCGGGAAAACAGCAAAAAAGTTATGTTATTCGGACATATGGACGAAGTAGGGCTTGTAGTCAGAAAGATAGAAAACAGCGGGTTTTTGAGAGTAGAAAAACTGGGTTCGGTAAATTTGAACACGCTTCCGGGTTCAGTGGTAGAAATAGCAGGCAGCAAAGGAACTGTAACCGGTGTGGTGGGAGTGAAATCACATCATTATCTAAAGCCTGATGAAAAAGGAATTATAGGTTCTTATGAGAAGCTTTATGTTGATATAGGTGCTGTTTCAAAAGAAAATGTATACAAGCTGGGAATAGAACCCGGGAATCCGGTAACAGTCAAAAGTAACTTTAACGAGCTGGCAAATAATCTTGTAAGCAATAAGGCAATGGATGACAGGGCACCGCTGGCAGCACTATTGTGTCTTGCGGAAGAAATACAAAAAGAAAAGCTGGATTATGAACTCTATATAGTTTTCAGCGTTCAGGAGGAGTTCAATATAAGAGGAATCATGCCGGCTGTAAAAGAGATAAACCCTGATATAGCAATAGGTGTAGATGTGACACCTTCATGTGATACACCGGATCTTGCAGGATATTCAGACGTAGTAATAGGAAAAGGACCGGGCATTACTTATATGAATCATCACGGCAGAGGGACGCTTGCAGGATATCTTCCCAACAGAAAATTTTCGGCATATCTTGAAAAAATATGCAGGGAAAATAACATTCCGTTTCAAAGGGAAGTGGCTCTGGGAGTGCTTACCGAAACAGCCTACATACTGTTTGAGAATGCTAAAACAGTAACGGGAAGTATCTCTATTCCCACAAGATATACACATGCCCCTGTAGAAGTAATAAGTATGGAGGATCTGGAAAATATGTATAAATTTCTTTATACTTTTTTGAAAAATTACAGTCCTGAAATGGAATTTGGCAAAGATCAGTTATGTAAATAA
- a CDS encoding barstar family protein, translated as MDVKEEGTRKKYVVINVENIKDSQELHKLLKSELEFPHFYGMSWDAFWDAITGLVQLPEVTIIKGYKILKKDLPQDAEILVNTLERYNNLFSLFRTKLILD; from the coding sequence ATGGACGTAAAAGAAGAAGGAACAAGAAAAAAATATGTTGTAATTAATGTGGAAAATATAAAAGACTCTCAGGAACTGCATAAGCTTTTGAAGTCCGAACTGGAGTTTCCCCATTTTTACGGAATGAGCTGGGATGCTTTCTGGGATGCTATTACCGGACTTGTACAGCTGCCGGAAGTTACAATAATTAAAGGCTATAAAATTCTAAAGAAGGATCTTCCGCAGGATGCCGAGATTCTGGTAAATACTCTGGAAAGATACAATAATCTTTTTTCGCTGTTCAGAACAAAGCTTATTTTAGATTAG